A portion of the Pseudoxanthomonas sp. JBR18 genome contains these proteins:
- the kdpB gene encoding potassium-transporting ATPase subunit KdpB — protein sequence MNTQVHSHRTRQRLLDGAAINAALRDAVRKLNPATLVRSPVMAVVMAGTLVSLLVTLSGQAPLGFGLAVSAILLLTVLFGNFAEAIAEARGRGQAASLRSARQDLVARKVDTALPGAGETRLPASDLKQGDYVIVSASEFVPADGEIVRGLATINEAAVTGESAPVLREAGTDRSGVIGGTKVLTDEIVVKITAEPGHSFLDRMIALVEGANRQKTPNEVALTLLLAAMTLTFLIVVATLPVIGAFAGVRVDPLLLIALLVCLIPTTIGGLLPAIGIAGMNRALAANVLAKSGKAVEVAGDVDVLLLDKTGTITYGDRQATDFHALAGVDGARLREAALLSSLADPTPEGKSIVALARQHGCATAEPDKAEYLAFTAQTRMSGVDVAGRAIRKGAVDAISRYVNEQGGGVPTELAARVEQVARGGATPLVVAEGRHVLGVIALSDVVKQGIKEKFAQLRAMGIKTVMITGDNPLTAAAIAAEAGVDDYIAEARPEDKLARIRAEQAGGRLVAMVGDGTNDAPALAQADVGLAMNSGTQAAKEAGNMVDLDSDPAKLLAVVEVGKQQLITRGALTTFSLANDVSKYFAILPALFAAAIPSMAALNVMHLSSPRNAVLAALIFNALVIPALIPLALRGVRFRPATATALLRRNMLVYGVGGVLLPFVAIKLIDLLLAAVVGA from the coding sequence ATGAATACCCAAGTCCATTCCCACCGGACCCGGCAGCGCCTGCTGGACGGCGCCGCCATCAACGCCGCGCTGCGCGATGCGGTGCGCAAGCTCAATCCCGCCACGCTGGTACGCAGCCCGGTCATGGCCGTGGTCATGGCCGGCACGCTGGTCAGCCTGCTGGTCACCCTGAGCGGCCAAGCGCCGCTGGGCTTCGGCCTGGCGGTCAGCGCGATCCTGCTGCTGACCGTGCTGTTCGGTAATTTCGCCGAAGCCATCGCCGAGGCCCGCGGCCGCGGCCAGGCCGCCTCGCTGCGCAGCGCCCGCCAGGACCTGGTCGCGCGCAAGGTCGATACCGCGCTGCCCGGCGCTGGCGAGACCCGCCTGCCCGCGTCGGACCTCAAGCAGGGCGACTACGTGATCGTCTCGGCCAGCGAATTCGTCCCGGCCGACGGTGAGATCGTGCGCGGGCTGGCCACCATCAACGAGGCGGCCGTCACCGGCGAATCGGCGCCGGTGCTGCGCGAGGCCGGCACCGACCGCAGCGGCGTGATCGGCGGCACCAAGGTGCTGACCGACGAAATCGTGGTCAAGATCACCGCCGAGCCCGGGCACAGCTTCCTGGACCGGATGATCGCGCTGGTCGAAGGCGCCAACCGGCAGAAGACGCCCAACGAGGTGGCCCTGACCCTGCTGCTGGCGGCCATGACGCTGACCTTTCTCATCGTGGTGGCCACGTTGCCGGTGATCGGCGCATTCGCGGGCGTGCGCGTCGATCCGCTGCTGCTGATCGCGCTGCTGGTGTGCCTGATTCCCACCACCATCGGCGGCCTGCTGCCGGCCATCGGCATTGCCGGCATGAACCGCGCGCTGGCGGCCAACGTGCTGGCCAAATCGGGCAAGGCGGTGGAAGTGGCGGGCGATGTGGACGTGCTGCTGCTCGACAAGACCGGCACCATCACCTACGGCGATCGCCAGGCGACGGACTTCCACGCGCTGGCTGGCGTAGACGGTGCGCGACTGCGCGAGGCCGCGCTGCTGTCCTCGCTGGCCGACCCCACGCCGGAAGGCAAGTCGATCGTCGCACTGGCACGCCAGCATGGCTGCGCGACCGCCGAGCCCGACAAGGCCGAGTACCTGGCGTTCACCGCGCAAACGCGCATGTCCGGTGTGGACGTGGCCGGCCGCGCGATCCGAAAGGGGGCGGTCGATGCGATCTCGCGCTATGTCAACGAGCAGGGCGGCGGGGTGCCGACGGAACTGGCCGCGCGCGTGGAGCAGGTCGCCCGCGGCGGCGCGACCCCGCTGGTGGTGGCCGAGGGCCGCCACGTGCTGGGCGTGATCGCGCTGTCCGACGTGGTCAAGCAGGGCATCAAGGAAAAGTTCGCCCAGCTGCGCGCGATGGGCATCAAGACCGTGATGATCACCGGTGACAACCCGCTCACCGCCGCGGCCATCGCCGCCGAAGCCGGCGTCGATGACTACATCGCCGAGGCCAGGCCCGAAGACAAGCTCGCGCGCATCCGGGCCGAGCAGGCCGGCGGCCGGCTGGTGGCGATGGTCGGCGACGGCACCAACGACGCGCCCGCCCTGGCGCAGGCCGACGTCGGCCTGGCGATGAATTCCGGCACCCAGGCCGCCAAGGAGGCCGGCAACATGGTCGACCTGGACAGCGACCCGGCCAAGCTGCTGGCGGTGGTGGAAGTGGGCAAGCAACAGCTGATCACCCGCGGCGCGCTGACCACCTTCTCGCTGGCCAACGATGTGTCCAAGTACTTCGCCATCCTGCCGGCGCTGTTCGCCGCGGCGATTCCCTCCATGGCGGCCTTGAATGTGATGCACCTGTCCAGCCCCCGCAACGCGGTCCTGGCGGCGCTGATCTTCAATGCCCTGGTGATCCCCGCGCTGATCCCGCTGGCGCTGCGCGGCGTGCGCTTCCGGCCGGCCACAGCCACGGCACTGCTGCGCCGGAACATGCTGGTCTACGGCGTGGGCGGCGTGTTGCTGCCGTTCGTGGCGATCAAGCTGATCGACCTGCTGCTGGCCGCGGTGGTCGGCGCATGA
- the kdpC gene encoding potassium-transporting ATPase subunit KdpC has product MSPHPLQDRAAWRPALVLPLVALLIMGLSYSLLGTGLARAAFPDQATGSLLRRGDTVIGSALVAQPFTGDAWFHPRPSAAGYDPMSAAGSNQARSNPEAIKRVDDAIAEVARAEGVPPSQVPTDMVTESGGGLDPDISPAAARIQVARVARARGMSLEKVTALVQANTAGKQFGVFGQPRVNVLKLNLALEAEASKQ; this is encoded by the coding sequence ATGTCGCCCCACCCCCTGCAGGACCGCGCCGCGTGGCGACCGGCCCTGGTGCTCCCGTTGGTTGCCCTGCTGATCATGGGGCTGTCCTACTCGCTGCTCGGCACCGGCCTGGCGCGCGCGGCCTTTCCTGACCAGGCCACTGGTAGCCTGCTGCGGCGGGGCGACACGGTCATCGGTTCGGCACTGGTGGCGCAGCCGTTCACCGGCGATGCGTGGTTCCATCCGCGTCCGTCTGCGGCCGGGTACGACCCGATGTCGGCGGCCGGCAGCAACCAGGCGCGCAGCAACCCCGAGGCGATCAAGCGCGTGGACGATGCCATCGCCGAGGTTGCCAGGGCCGAGGGCGTGCCGCCCTCGCAGGTGCCGACGGACATGGTGACCGAGTCCGGCGGGGGGCTGGACCCGGACATTTCGCCGGCGGCGGCGCGAATCCAGGTCGCGCGGGTGGCGCGGGCGCGGGGAATGTCTTTGGAGAAGGTGACTGCGCTCGTGCAGGCCAATACGGCTGGGAAGCAGTTTGGGGTGTTTGGGCAGCCGCGGGTGAATGTGTTGAAGTTGAATCTGGCGTTGGAGGCGGAGGCATCCAAGCAGTGA